TGCCACTAAAGCGCCAATTTGCTGATCCCCGCCAAGCGGACCTGACATGAAGCGATGTACACTCAATTTGGTAGCATCCATGATGCGTTGCCCCGTTGTTCCCGTTCCATACAGCTGATGTCCCTCAAATACATGTTCATAAGCTGTTACAAAGTTCACCATTTCGTCTTTCTTCCGATCATGGGCAATTAGCGCAATCTTTAACATCCTACATTCCACTCCCCTAGGGCTCTTAATCTATAAAATGCTCAAATCCATAAATCATTCCGCTATACGTCATCACTTTACGAACAGCAATAGCAACGCCTGGCATATAAGCGGCACGATCATAAGAATCATGTCTGATCTTAAGAGCCTGACCTGGTTCGGCCATAATCACTTCTTGCTGAGCAAAAATGCCTGGCAATCGAACACTATGTATTCTAAACCCATTGTAATACCCGCCGCGCGAGCCTTCAATTGTTTCTTCTTCCTTAGGGTTGCCTTGACGGCGCTCTTCTCTGACTTCGGAGATGAGCTCAGCCGTTTTGACAGCTGTTCCAGATGGAGCATCCAACTTCTGATCGCCATGGTATTCAATGATTTCCAAATTCGGGAAATACTTGGATGCTTGTGCGGCGAACTTCATCATCAGAATAGCGCCAATCGAGAAATTAGGCGCGATAATGCCGCCAATCCCTCCATCTTGACACTGCTTGTCCAATTGTACGATAGCTTCAGGCGTGAAACCAGTCGTCCCCATGACGGGGCGAATTCCTAAACGAATGGCTAAGTTTGTATGGGAAACCGCTGTCTGCGGTCCAGTGAAATCGACTAAAACATCTGGTTTGGATTCGATTAAAGCCTGTTCAACATCATTGCTCATGTAAACACCGCATGCTTCTAATCCAACCATTTTCCCTAAATCAATTGGGCCAGAGGAGCGGCTGACACCTGCCACCAACTCCATATCAGACTCTGTCAATACGGTCTTGACGACCTCTCGCCCCATTCTTCCACTTGCTCCAATGACTGCTACTCGAATTTTACGATCCATGCGTCGTGTATCTCCTTTTTATGTGTTTCCATCCTACAATTTCAGCTTGAGTTGATAGCGGGCAGCCTGCTGCTTCGCCAGTTCATGATTCGGCTCTAGACGAAGAGCATCCATTACAACCTGGTAACCTCTGCTATAATCATTGCGAAGAGCGAATACTTCGCCTAGTATAAGATACGCTTCAATCGCCAGAGGATCAAGAACAATCGCTTCTTTGAGCAGAAAAATCGCCCGCTCTCCGTGTTCGGATTTGGCACTTATTTCTTTTTGTGCTCTATCAACTAGTTCTCGTGCGTGTAAAACTTGCAAGTGATAACGGTAAACCTCGTTGTCCTTTTCCAAATCCAGCGCCTTGCTGGCATGCTCAATCGCTTGAAACAGCTTGTTGCTTCTAGCAAAGGTAATCGAAAGCTTATAGTGATAGGCAGCATTGTCTGGTTCCGCAGCTATCGCTTTTTCAAACCATTCAATGGCTTTTTCGAAATCATGACCAAGTATGGATTCGTACGCTTTCTGTATCTGATCTTCTCCATTCATCTGCCCATCCTCCTTTGCGAAAGCGAGTTTCCCGTTAACAGGGGATAGTACAGTTTATGAAGCTTACGTGCTTTCGGTGTTAATTTTGGTCCAACGACCTGCGTCCCGTGTATTGAATTTGTGCATGATTTTATCATGGGCTTCGGTCAGATCAATCCCGAGTGAGTTAGCGAAACAAATCGTGATAAATAAAATATCGCCAAGCTCCAGCTCGATGGAATTATCCGCTTCTGTACTTTTTTTAGGCTTTTCCCCGTAGGTATGATTGACCTCTCTAGCTAATTCCCCAACTTCTTCGGACATCCTGGCCAGCATCGCTAACGGACTGAAATATCCTTCCTTGAACTGGGAAATATAAGTATCAACTTCTTGCTGTATATCTTTAAGTGTACGTTCTGACATGTTCACCCTTCTCTCCATCATCTTAACCAAAGCTATCATTACTATGTTAAACTAAACAAGAAAAGTTGACAAATTTTTTTGACGATCTCATCACCTATCTGGAGGAATAAGAATGATTTTCAAAGAACGATTTGCAGATCAATTTACGAACGTGTTTGCGATTATGGTCGGCACTGCAATCTATGCGTTCGGTTTGCATTATTTCGTCATTTCCAACGAGTTAATGGAGGGCGGTGTCACCGGCATCTCCTTGCTGCTCAAATATGTGTTGAACGTTCCCCCTTCCATCTCCACCCTAGTCATCAATATACCGCTATTTTATTTGGGGTGGCGCTTCTTCGGCAAAGGGCCGATGCTGTATACGATTTTCGGTGTTGTATCCCTATCCTTCTTTCTTTGGGTCATGGAACTGCTCATTCGAGCTCAATGGCTAATCCCTTTCCAAACGAGCCAAGACTACTTCCTTGCAACTTTGTATGCCGGGGTCACCCTCGGGATTGGCCTTGGTCTCGTCTTCCGCTTTGGCGGAACGACAGGCGGTTCGGATATCTTAGCCCGCATCGGGCAGAAGAAAAAGGGCTGGAGCGTTGGACAAGTCATCCTGATTATCGATGTCATTGTCATCGGATCATCCTTTCTTTACCTGCCCAAGGAAAAAGTGCTTTATTCGCTCGTCGCTGTATTCGTCAGCTCACGCATCATTGATTACATATCGGAGGGCGCCTATACAGCTAAAGCTTTTACGATCATAAGCGAGCTGGCTGTCCCTTTAGCCAAATCTATTACGCAAGAGCTAGACAGAGGCGTGACCATATTTCCTGCCCGGGGAGCCTATTCCGGCAATGAAAAAGAAGTTGTTTATTGTGTTGTCTATCGCCACGAAACAAGAAGACTTCGCGAACTCATCCACGCCATAGATCCGCGCGCCTTTATCATCATTGGCGAGGTCCACGATGTAATAGGCGAGGGCTTCAAAACACAATAAGCTACGCTCCCAACACAAATAGCAGCTCTCAAGGCTTGTAAGCCTTTGGGAGCTGCTATTTTCCTGCAGGTGCAACTGAGTCTCTATCGATTCTTGCCTTCACGCGTTTGTTTGACCGGCACAAAACTTCTTCCTGGCTGATACATTTTCCAACCGACAAAAGACAACACACTTACAATGATGAGCCCAATGCCTAATGACCAAATAATCGGCTGTCTCGGGTCTGTAATCGGCACGAAGGCGATTGCATCCTTGTTCTTCAGAAACAGTTCGTCCAAAACCTGATGGAGATGCCCCAATCCAGATTCAACTTGATTCACTGCCATTGGTTTCTCATTTATGTATTTATGTAAGAAAACGAGCAAAGAATCGAGTTTCTCAACAGAACCTGCATCTCGACTAATGAGAATAGCAGGATGAATAATGGCTACATGCTGCGATAATTTACCAAAATCAGTCAGCATTTCATTTTGTTTATTCGCTTTGAGATCCTGAGTCAGTAAGGATGTATCATTCTGCAGTACTTTGTAATATTGCAGCCACATCGGTTGATTCTTATGAGTCAAAGCGTCTGTCGCAAGGCGAATTTTGGCTACAGCTACTTGTCCTTCATCAGGGGAATAATTCACCGCATTGTAGACCCGCTTCGCTTCTGTAATCGTTTCAGTTAAGGCATTGAGACCTTCAACCGAAGTAATGCCCTCAAAGTGAATCTTAGGAATTTGATCGGACATTTGCTGCAGTTTATTTCTCGCCTCCGCCACTTGACCATCCATCGTTTGCTTGTACATATCGTCTGCAATCTGATTTAGAAATTCCACCCGCTGCACTTGCTCAGCATCTATCGGTTTCGCAGCTTGTCCACTCGTGCGAGTGCTGGCTCCGCAAGCCGCGCTGATGCTTACAACCAAAGACAGCACAATGACAGCTGCCAGTTTTCTCGTTTTCGTAGAATGAAACATGGGACTCCCCCTCCTTCACCATCATCTTATGGAGGTTCGTCCCATTTTAGACCAGCTATGAAGTAATTATGGACTTGTTTTTCGCCGCACGATTAAGCAGTAAACAGCAATCAAAATGCCTACAATGCTCAAGCCAATGGTGAAGGCTTCGATGGTCCGATAGAAGTTATCCACTAGGACGCTCGGCAAACTTGGGAAAACCCCTCTTTCATAATCCATGAAATCATTCCAGAACGTCCATGCCGCAACCAACACGATCGCTCCAACTTTGTAACGGTACCAACGTACAAATAGTAACGCTTCCAAAGCCATCGCCAAATGTGAACTCGTTAACATCCAGCCATCCCAACCTACCGCGACGCCTTGCCAAGCTCCGGCCCAAATCATCGTAACGGCCCAAATGCCATATTTAAAAGAAGTAATTAATGCGAAAGCTTCGATAAAGCCTCTAATGGCTTGATACAATTGGCCAGACTGTTTATTGGAAGTGTGATCCAGAAGCAAATAACCAACAGATAAGGTAAAAAAGAGACTGGCTGTAGGGCTGTCAGGCACAAAAAAAACATACCATAACGGTTTCTCGGCAATGGTATTGCTCATTTGAATCCAATACCATTCATAACCATATACGGTTCCAAGCAAGTTGGAAATGAACAGCAGCCACAATATTTTTTTACTCAATAGAAAATCCTTGCTCCAAAAATAGCTGGCAGATAACCCCATCTGTAAGTATGCTCCTCCTCTAATTGATTTAAAAAAACCTGACCGCTTAACGCGATCAGGTTTCCCATATTATTGGGCTTTTTGTTTGGATAGCCACTCTGCAAGCTTCGTGACATCAGCATCTGATAAACCTTTGTCAAGGTTAGCTTGGTATTGTTTACCCATGTTACCCTTACCATTTTTGATGATTCCAAGAATTTCCTCTTGGGAATGCTTGTCACCTACACCCAGAAGGGCAGGTACACCTGAAGCCGGCATCCCTTTAAGTCCTGCGCCATGACAAGACAAGCAAGTAGCTTTCTTGTAAATTTCAGCACCTGGATCATCAGCTGCAACGATTGCTGCACCTTTTTTCGTGTCTTTGGAAGCACCGCCGCCAGCAGCAGCACCTTTGTTAGCGTGCATTTCTTCTTCACGCTTGATGTGCTCAGGAACAATGTTTTTCTCTTTCAATTCTATTTGATAATGCGACCATGACGTGTAAGTCAAGTATGTACATGCTACCAAGGATAGAATCATTAAAGTTGAAGCAATCGGTCTTCTGTAGAAACGACGTTCTTTGCCCGTATCCAAGAATGGAGCAAGCAGCAAACCGCCGAATAATAGACCAGGAACAACAACCGCACCAAGTACAACATAATCACCTGATGTATATGGGTATTTCAGCAATTGATACATGAATAAGAAATACCAATCCGGCATCGGAATGAACGCGGTGTTCTTAGGATCCGCAGGATAACCTAGCGGAGCTGGATCGGACATGACCAGTACGAGCATTCCGACCAATACAACGACACCAACCATCCATTCTTTCAACAAGAAGTTTGGTACGAACGCTTCTGATTTCCCCGGATATGCAGAATAATCTCTAGGAATCAGTCGTTGCTCTTGTGTTTTTTTAATTACGCGGGAATCTCCCACATAAACGATTTTTTCGTCAGACTTATGACCATGCGCCACGCATTGACCCTCCTTTCAATTATAGCGGTCCGGAAATACCTTGTTTGCGAATCATGAAGAAATGTCCAGCAAGCAAAGCTAGCAGAACGCCTGGTAGGAAGAATACGTGGATAGCGAAGAAACGAGTCAATGTTTGCGCACCAACGATGCTTCCACCTTGCAGCAATGTTTCAATGTAAGGTCCCGCGAACGGTACCGATGCTGCGATCTTCATACCTACTTGCGTAGCGAAGTACGCTTTGTTATCCCATGGAAGCAGGTATCCGGTAAAACCAAGACCTAACATAACGAAGAAAATCAACATGCCTACAACCCAGTTCATTTCACGAGGTGCTTTATAAGAACCGGTGAAGAACACGCGCAGGGTATGTAAGAACATCATTACGATTACTAAGCTCGCTCCCCAGTGGTGCATACCTCTGACGATAACACCGAAAGCTACTTTATGCTGTAAGTAGTCAACGCTGGCATAAGCGTTGATAATATCAGGTGTGTAATACATCGTTAAGAACATACCTGACAAAATTTGAATGACTGTAATGAAAAACGTCAATCCGCCGAAACAATATACGAAAGCGGAAAAATGATGAGCAGGGTTAACGTGCTCTGGAACCTCGTGGTCTGCTACATCCCTCCACATTGGCGTAATATCAAGACGTTCGTCAATCCAGTTGTATACGTTTTTAAACATCTGATGCTGACGCCTCCTTATACTCTTGTGTTAGCATGTAGTTGTCCCACATAAACGAAACCATTTTCTACTTTGGTCGTATATTCATCCAATGGTTTAGGCGCTACTGCAAGGTTTTTACCATCTTGCGTATAGTGAGCACCGTGACAAGGACAGAAATACTGATCTTTGTAGGCAGGATTGTCGTTCCAGTTGACTGTACATCCAAGATGCTTACAGGTTGGATTCAACGCAAAGAGCTTGCCGCCGCTGTCTTTGGAGATCCATGCAACCAGTTCAGCATCGCTTTCGTACCAACCAT
Above is a genomic segment from Paenibacillus sp. HWE-109 containing:
- the dapB gene encoding 4-hydroxy-tetrahydrodipicolinate reductase, whose amino-acid sequence is MDRKIRVAVIGASGRMGREVVKTVLTESDMELVAGVSRSSGPIDLGKMVGLEACGVYMSNDVEQALIESKPDVLVDFTGPQTAVSHTNLAIRLGIRPVMGTTGFTPEAIVQLDKQCQDGGIGGIIAPNFSIGAILMMKFAAQASKYFPNLEIIEYHGDQKLDAPSGTAVKTAELISEVREERRQGNPKEEETIEGSRGGYYNGFRIHSVRLPGIFAQQEVIMAEPGQALKIRHDSYDRAAYMPGVAIAVRKVMTYSGMIYGFEHFID
- a CDS encoding QcrA and Rieske domain-containing protein, yielding MSDHNNHNEEQHGKKPGTKREMSRRQFLSYTLGGAGGFMGAGIIIPMIRFAVDPVLQKKSASDWVKVVEESKITNVPQAFTFQVHQVDGWYESDAELVAWISKDSGGKLFALNPTCKHLGCTVNWNDNPAYKDQYFCPCHGAHYTQDGKNLAVAPKPLDEYTTKVENGFVYVGQLHANTRV
- a CDS encoding DUF1405 domain-containing protein, whose product is MSKKILWLLFISNLLGTVYGYEWYWIQMSNTIAEKPLWYVFFVPDSPTASLFFTLSVGYLLLDHTSNKQSGQLYQAIRGFIEAFALITSFKYGIWAVTMIWAGAWQGVAVGWDGWMLTSSHLAMALEALLFVRWYRYKVGAIVLVAAWTFWNDFMDYERGVFPSLPSVLVDNFYRTIEAFTIGLSIVGILIAVYCLIVRRKTSP
- a CDS encoding nucleotide pyrophosphohydrolase encodes the protein MSERTLKDIQQEVDTYISQFKEGYFSPLAMLARMSEEVGELAREVNHTYGEKPKKSTEADNSIELELGDILFITICFANSLGIDLTEAHDKIMHKFNTRDAGRWTKINTEST
- a CDS encoding tetratricopeptide repeat protein — protein: MNGEDQIQKAYESILGHDFEKAIEWFEKAIAAEPDNAAYHYKLSITFARSNKLFQAIEHASKALDLEKDNEVYRYHLQVLHARELVDRAQKEISAKSEHGERAIFLLKEAIVLDPLAIEAYLILGEVFALRNDYSRGYQVVMDALRLEPNHELAKQQAARYQLKLKL
- a CDS encoding YitT family protein yields the protein MIFKERFADQFTNVFAIMVGTAIYAFGLHYFVISNELMEGGVTGISLLLKYVLNVPPSISTLVINIPLFYLGWRFFGKGPMLYTIFGVVSLSFFLWVMELLIRAQWLIPFQTSQDYFLATLYAGVTLGIGLGLVFRFGGTTGGSDILARIGQKKKGWSVGQVILIIDVIVIGSSFLYLPKEKVLYSLVAVFVSSRIIDYISEGAYTAKAFTIISELAVPLAKSITQELDRGVTIFPARGAYSGNEKEVVYCVVYRHETRRLRELIHAIDPRAFIIIGEVHDVIGEGFKTQ
- the qcrB gene encoding menaquinol-cytochrome c reductase cytochrome b subunit — translated: MFKNVYNWIDERLDITPMWRDVADHEVPEHVNPAHHFSAFVYCFGGLTFFITVIQILSGMFLTMYYTPDIINAYASVDYLQHKVAFGVIVRGMHHWGASLVIVMMFLHTLRVFFTGSYKAPREMNWVVGMLIFFVMLGLGFTGYLLPWDNKAYFATQVGMKIAASVPFAGPYIETLLQGGSIVGAQTLTRFFAIHVFFLPGVLLALLAGHFFMIRKQGISGPL
- a CDS encoding menaquinol-cytochrome c reductase cytochrome b/c subunit encodes the protein MAHGHKSDEKIVYVGDSRVIKKTQEQRLIPRDYSAYPGKSEAFVPNFLLKEWMVGVVVLVGMLVLVMSDPAPLGYPADPKNTAFIPMPDWYFLFMYQLLKYPYTSGDYVVLGAVVVPGLLFGGLLLAPFLDTGKERRFYRRPIASTLMILSLVACTYLTYTSWSHYQIELKEKNIVPEHIKREEEMHANKGAAAGGGASKDTKKGAAIVAADDPGAEIYKKATCLSCHGAGLKGMPASGVPALLGVGDKHSQEEILGIIKNGKGNMGKQYQANLDKGLSDADVTKLAEWLSKQKAQ
- a CDS encoding sporulation protein YpjB, yielding MFHSTKTRKLAAVIVLSLVVSISAACGASTRTSGQAAKPIDAEQVQRVEFLNQIADDMYKQTMDGQVAEARNKLQQMSDQIPKIHFEGITSVEGLNALTETITEAKRVYNAVNYSPDEGQVAVAKIRLATDALTHKNQPMWLQYYKVLQNDTSLLTQDLKANKQNEMLTDFGKLSQHVAIIHPAILISRDAGSVEKLDSLLVFLHKYINEKPMAVNQVESGLGHLHQVLDELFLKNKDAIAFVPITDPRQPIIWSLGIGLIIVSVLSFVGWKMYQPGRSFVPVKQTREGKNR